The Sebastes umbrosus isolate fSebUmb1 chromosome 4, fSebUmb1.pri, whole genome shotgun sequence genome has a window encoding:
- the si:dkey-234i14.6 gene encoding uncharacterized protein si:dkey-234i14.6, with amino-acid sequence MDGLQPPDPAAGGVNPEERYRALAFDTALSTLVAVAVYVVVKVSLDGIRQWRARISVLVVGSGPVGLTAALVAVRSGKVLKLTVLDERYRTNLLCRPQQIALDPRSVKFLLGLGVDFDNMEGCWHNEHFFTRIGVFQEYLLSILEQKKHKVDVKVQLGTKFTEEYLRRIPRNEWPRVIVVADGSCGDSCSVLGISSDYTVESCHAYGANATIERLDQRQVPTPEIRAHSLYFDLSAYGMEALREHRNPTAKPGFHLKIYGTFRNRYMALVCPASDTKMVRFLRHTANSSIMKNIFHQSFNVYKTDIEPRLNDVTLHHMQCSRRLFEIQLSHRRISAAYIEGDNVAVTVEGEAARVLNFDTGSGVNLGMRGLESMGTFIYRTASAVDQNDILEALSAKMQHSRQVAETFKQAGLVQSVYE; translated from the exons ATGGACGGTCTGCAGCCTCCGGaccctgctgctggaggagtgAACCCGGAGGAGAGGTACCGAGCGCTCGCCTTCGACACCGCGCTGAGCACCCTGGTGGCCGTGGCCGTGTACGTGGTGGTGAAGGTGAGCCTGGACGGCATCAGACAGTGGCGGGCCCGGATCTCGGTGCTCGTGGTGGGTTCCGGTCCCGTGGGTCTGACGGCCGCGCTGGTCGCTGTCCGCTCCGGTAAGGTGCTGAAGCTGACCGTGCTGGATGAACGGTACCGGACCAACCTGCTCTGCCGGCCCCAGCAGATCGCTCTGGATCCCCGCAGCGTGAAGTTCCTGCTGGGACTCGGAGTGGACTTTGACAACATGGAGGGATGCTGGCACAACGAGCACTTCTTCACCAGGATAGGAGTGTTTCAGGAGTACCTGCTGAGCATCCTGGAGCAGAAGAAACACAAGGTGGACGTCAAGGTGCAGCTGGGGACCAAG TTTACAGAGGAATACTTGCGGCGGATCCCACGGAACGAGTGGCCTCGTGTGATCGTGGTGGCCGACGGGTCGTGTGGCGACTCCTGCTCGGTGCTGGGCATCAGCTCTGACTACACTGTAGAGTCCTGCCATGCCTACGGAGCTAATGCAACTATAGAGAGACTAGACCAGAGACAg GTACCCACTCCTGAGATCCGTGCCCACAGCCTCTACTTCGACCTGTCCGCTTACGGGATGGAGGCCCTCCGAGAGCACCGAAACCCCACGGCCAAACCGGGCTTCCACCTGAAGATCTATGGCACCTTCAGAAACCGCTACATGGCCCTCGTCTGCCCCGCCTCTGACACCAAGATGGTTCGCTTCCTCAGGCACACGGCCAACTCCTCT ATCATGAAGAACATTTTCCACCAGTCCTTCAACGTCTATAAGACGGACATAGAGCCTCGTCTCAACGATGTGACGCTCCACCACATGCAGTGCAGCCGCCGTCTTTTTGAGATTCAGCTATCACACAGACGCATCAGCGCTGCCTACATAGAGGGGGACAATGTGGCGGTGACCGTGGAGGGGGAGGCGGCACGCGTCCTCAACTTCGACACAG GTAGTGGGGTAAATCTCGGTATGCGGGGTCTGGAGTCAATGGGGACGTTCATTTACCGGACGGCCAGCGCCGTGGACCAGAATGACATTCTAGAGGCGCTGTCAGCTAAGATGCAGCACTCCAGACAGGTGGCGGAGACCTTCAAGCAGGCAGGCCTGGTTCAATCGGTGTATGAATGA